Part of the Babylonia areolata isolate BAREFJ2019XMU chromosome 4, ASM4173473v1, whole genome shotgun sequence genome, caccgaacgcagacatggattacaggatctttaacgtgcgaatttgatcttctgcatgcgtatacacacgaagggggctcaggcgctagcaggtctgcacatgtactgttgacctgggagatcggaaaaatccccaccctttaccctccaggcgccgtcaccgtgattcgaacccgggaccctcagattgaaggtccaacgttttaaccattcggctgttgcgcccgtccactCTGAAGACGAATGTTGTTGTTTGCGAAAAGCATACTCTTCTTCAAAATTCCTGTGTCACCTGTATGGTGCTGGTGTTGCAGGGAACGGCACCATCGAGTTCAACGAGTTCCTGGAGATGATGGCCCACAAGAGCGAAGCAGCGGAGCTGGCAGAGATCGAGAACGCCTTCAAGATCTTCGACAAGAACGGGGACGGCTTCATCAGCTCCCAGGAGCTGCGGCAGGTGATGACCAGCCTGGGGGAACGCCTCTCCGAGAAGGACCTGGAGGACATGATCCGTGAGGCCGACATCAACGGGGACGGCCTCATCAACTATGAGGGtgaggagggatgagggtgggggtgaggggggctcatcaactgtgagggtgaggagggatgagggtgggggtgaggggggctcaTCAACTATGAGGGtgaggagggatgagggtgggggtgaggggggctcaTCAACTATGAGGGtgaggagggatgagggtggggtgaggggggctcatcaactgtgagggtgaggagggatgagggtgggggtgaggggggctcaTCAACTATGAGGGtgaggagggatgagggtgggggtgaggggggctcatcaactgtgagggtgaggagggatgagggtgggggtgaggggggctcatcaactgtgagggtgaggagggatgagggtgggggtgaggggggctcatcaactgtgagggtgaggagggatgagggtgggggtgaggggggctcatcaactgtgagggtgaggagggatgagggtgggggtgaggggggctcatcaactgtgagggtgaggagggatgagggtgggggtgagggggggctcaTCAACtatgagggtgaggagggtgggggtgaggggggctcatcaactgtgagggtgaggagggatgagggtgggggtgaggggggctcaTCAACTGTGAGGGTTAGAAAAAGGGTGATGGGAAAGCATCAACTATGAGGGTGAGAAGGAAGGGGCGGCTCATCAattgtgagggtgagggtggggggactcATCaactgtgagggtgagggtggtggggggtactCATGaactgtgagggtgagggtggggggactcATCaactgtgagggtgagggtggggatgactCATCAactgtgagggtggtggggggatgactCATCaactgtgagggtgagggtggtgggggggggactcatcaacggtgagggtggggggactcaactgtgaggggaagggggactcATCAActgtgagggggagggtggggagggggactcaTCAActgtgagggggagggtggggagggggactcaTCAActgtgagggggagggtggggagggggactccTCAactgtgaggaggagggtggggggactcaTCAActgtgagggggagggtggtgggggggactcATCAActgtgagggggagggtggggagggggactcatcaactgtgagggtgagggtggggagggggactcaTCAACGGTGAGGGGAGGAGGACTCATCaacggtgagggtggggggactcGTCAactgtgaggaggagggtggggtgactCATCAactgtgaggaggagggtggggagggggactcaTCAactgtgaggaggagggtggggagggggactcaTCAactgtgaggaggagggtggggagggggactcaTCAactgtgaggaggagggtggggagggggactcaTCAactgtgaggaggagggtggggagggggactcaTCAactgtgatggtgagggtggggagggggactcaTCAActgtgagggggagggtggggagggggactcaTCAActgtgagggggagggtggggagggggactcaTCAActgtgagggggagggtggggagggggactcatcaactgtgagggtgagggtgggggggactcaTCAActgtgagggtgaggggtaggaGCAGGGAGAAGGAAATGTGTGGAGTTGAAAAGGATACGATGGTGGATTAAATGATAATATTAGATATCTAACAAATGGGAAGGATGACTTAAAACCTATGTGGAGTGAGATTATGTGCTGGAATGGAAGCTGTTTAATTTAGCGGAGTTTCTATGCATGATAATTTATGTTGTCACACATTGTGTCAAATTGGTGTTGCTTTTCCCAGGGGGATTGCGTGATGCCACGGCATAGCACCTcctgtgttgttttttcctgtaacTGGTTGTcttgggctcttttacgtgcacgaAGTACATGATTCACATAGAATGTCAAGTTTACTATGTGATCCGAAAAACTAGTACCAAGGCCACCGGTCATATTCCAGTGGAACAGTTTGTTTGAAGGAAAAAGCATATGAGAATGGATCCATGGATATGAAATGGAGAGACTctaggagagtgagagacagagagaacgagaacagtatgacgggagagacagagactgagaaaaaagGCACCGGAAGAGAGAATTTGGTTTAAACacgattgtatttgtattttgtatctgtatttctttttctcacaacagatttctctgtgtggaatttgggctgctctccccagggagagcgtgtcgctacactacagcgccatccttttttttcttccccccccccccaccccctgcagttttatttgtttttcctattcgagtggacttttctacagaattttgccagaaacaacccttttgttgccgtgggttcttttacgtgctctaagtgcatgctgcatacgggacctcggtttatcgcctcatccgaatgactagcgtccagaccaccactcaaggtctagtggaggggggggggggggaaatatcggcggctgagccgtgattcaaaccagcgcgctcagattctctcgcttcctaggcggacgcgtttcctctgggccatcactccgctgttattctcaaaagcaagtgAAGACACTGCTAACGCACAGAGCAACAACAGACCGAAGCTTATGGTGTGCGGAAAGGAAGGATTTAAAAGTAAGAGAAGGCAAaacatggcgtgtgtgtgtgtgtgtgtgtgagagagagagagagagagagagcaaggtggcagaattaCTAAggtgcttatctgccagtacaatgtccgtgaggtcctgggttcgaatccccactctcgccctttctccccagtttgactgAAAAACAGAACTGAGAGTATAGTcattcacatgatgatgatgatgatgcaccaaggtcccccatgtgcagcacacactttgcgcactgaaaaagaacccatggcaacaaaacaatgtcctctggcaaaatgatgcaAAAGGTATCCACTCTCATAGACCTGACCTGACAAGGGgcattgggttttgctgctgtctgtcatctgccttgcagatgtggtgtggcatatgtgtctaaatgcagtgacgcctccttgagaaactgaaactgtgtgtgtgcatgcatgcgtgtgtgtgtccgtgtttgttcgcgcgcgtgtgtgtgtgtgtgtgcagagtttcTGCAGATGATGCGTCCCCCATCAGACAAGAAGTGCGGGGGAACCAAGCGCTGATGGGTCACCCCCATCGCTGAATGAAGCAGAACGACCTGCATGTAATCATTCATGTTAACTAACAGAGCTTGCCGGGGTCACGTGTGCTGAAACAGtcacacattctgtctgtctgtctgtaccactgGGACCAGTTTTGGGGGTTTGATCTTTGATCATATATATTGGATggacttttttctttattctatgtaatcttctgtcttcttttttccgtTGATTTTTATCAAGTTTTCAGATGTTTATAATGGTCTTTATTTACATggcatatattttttcttctaaaaCTTCAGCATGTTTGCATAATACAAAATGTACTGTACTTTATCCTTTTCTCATTACTTTTCTGTACTGTACATTTTCTCAATACTTCTCTTTAATGCACTTTGCTATTTTCTCATTAATTGTTCCAACCAGTACTAATTACTATTTCAACGTTCTTTAATCATTATGATGCCGATTCACTTTGATGTCAGCTTTTCAATAACTGTGCCAGTGATCAGTAAGTTAAAACGAAAGGTTCCAgccctgtgtgcatgcatgtgtctgtcagttctcatggggtgggggtgataacaGGCATGCAGTGTGTACCTGGTGTTTGTGTCAGCGGTCTGCACTTTCGAGTACAATGTTCTGCATGTACGCATAAttacttttttctcctttttttcccttttaactgggtgaggaaagaggagagtgagaCAGGAGCATGTGGCAGTATGAGGTGAACGCAGTGTTCAGTGAGAGAGATAGCCATGGAAGGGAATAGTTGTGGGGAATCCACATGGGAAGGGAGGTAAATGCCCATTACACCCTTTCCGGTGGAAATGACCAATTGTTTCCCTTGGTACAAAAGAATTTCACGGACCGACAGTTCtgacaaaatgttttgtttttttcagctgtAACAATTCATTCAATCAGCACTAAATACTGAAAAAGCAATTAGGATGAGTGATGAGTTTAACTGCTGCCCACGAGGTCAAGTTGTTGCTCcctgaagggtggtgtggtccagGCGTGGATCCTGAGCCAGTAGGTATGAAAGACACTTAAAACACCAGTTTCCAAGGATGTAAAACGCGTCATGTCAAATGTGCCCCCATATCAGATCTGTCCCAGGCAGTTTGAATGCACGCGTCGTCAGACAGAGTTAAAAAGTAAAAAccactgcccttctctctctctcactgcttctGTGTGGGGGTCTTTCTCTGagcgcatgcttttttttttttttggtatgtgtgtacacatttctgtgtcactgcatgagtgtgtgtgtatgttgcatgtTCCTTCATACTGAATTTCTCATCTCATcatacttgcaacaacaacaaaagtctgtTTACAATGACTGGCAGTTTtactgaacaacacagcacagtgatgCATAAACACCTGTACATGCTTGTTTGCTATGGTCCATTTAGAGTGTATGTAACTAATCCTTAGTCATGCAGTGCAATTAAACCTGTTAGACCACATGCAAACAAGTCTGCACAGACATTGAGtgcattatctgtctgtctgaattgtctTGTATTCTAAGGTATGGAAGTCTCTGAGAGAGACAGTCCACAGAGAGAAATAGCTGTTGAATCGGGTCCCCTAATCCATCACTTCCTTTTACAATACAAACTCTGGTATCTTCTTGTCATTGTAGCACTGACTTCACTCATTTCAAAGCCTTATTTGCCGATCAATATTCAATACTCTTTGAAAAACACTTTGTAATCTGCTGCATGTctacatttattttctttaaatttcacatggatgtgtgtgtatatatatatatatatatttatatatatatatatatatatatatatatatatatatatatatatatatatatatatatatatatatttgtgcatttTATTGGCGTGTCGTAATGCATGTACTGTAGTCCTTGATGTTTCTTGTTGGTTATTTCTGGCTTTCGTTATTGCATTCTTATCTTTCATTTGTTGCCTGTGTATGTATTCTTGGCTTTCATTGGTCATCACTGTTTTGTGAATGTATTCTTGACTTTCATTGGTCATCATTGTTTTGTGAATGTATTCTTGGCTTTTCTCTTTGGTCACCTTTGATTGTATTTATGCATTCTTTTCTTGGTTGACTATCATTTCCCTTTACCTGTTTATTTGATTTGCATTTTGAAAATCCTCTATTCAAACATTGCCCACTCTTCCTTTCGATTTGAGATTTCTGCCTCAATGCATGGAACGGAAAGTATTCATAGACAATCCCCaacattctgttgttttttttacatgtagcaTTGATAATAGAATGAGGGAGCTTGAGGTTTTTTCTGTCagtatgtagatttttttttttttttttttggggggggggatttttttagAGCTTCTTTTTAGCTGTATATTGTTAGTAATCTGTTTCTATTGAATCCCATCCAGTGGTTTGGTTTGGGTGTCAATGAATAGGTGGTATTGTTCAATGATggggttttttcctttcttttttgatgTTATTCGTGTTATTCGTAATGGCATGCTTTTTGCTAAAGATATTCcagcttgtgattttttttttttaaataacccaggtttgtttcgttttgtgtgtgtgtttttttgttttgttttttaataatctACCAAATGTGGTGTTGTCTAGAGCTGTTTCACCAAGTATGCTCATACTTTGCATTTATGATTTTGGTAATATGCGATTATTATTATTGCtctagttttttttaatgttgttatgGTGTTGATATCATTGCTCTAATTATTGTTGCAATGTGATTGTTGCTATGGTTGCTCTAATTACTGTTGCTGTgtgtttattattataa contains:
- the LOC143281168 gene encoding uncharacterized protein LOC143281168; the encoded protein is MSRGKLTHQLSSDQIEEYKEAFYMFDKDGDGRITEEELGTVLKSLGQDPTPTELRDMINDVDKDRNGTIEFNEFLEMMAHKSEAAELAEIENAFKIFDKNGDGFISSQELRQVMTSLGERLSEKDLEDMIREADINGDGLINYEEFLQMMRPPSDKKCGGTKR